One window from the genome of Microbulbifer sp. ALW1 encodes:
- a CDS encoding Xaa-Pro peptidase family protein, which translates to MTRLHKLQKTFFGLGIDGMLITSMPNLRYLTGFASDEQGVASLLHAGDHAFLITDYRFGEQAQEQCAGKEMEIIVRDRAKESLGQTIQRLALGSGRARRLGFERDHISYSQWQAIAVDLALDPGGFKPLSGIVEKLRRKKEPSELEHMRKAARIADASLEQLLSKLRPGMTEREAAVALEHALMTSGSEGTAFPTIFASGPRSSRPHGMPSDRQLRTGDMITIDFGAVIEGYRSDMTRTVVLGRASEQQREVYGLVKDAQKLGVDSVMAGIPCSEPATIVADYLSKTPYARFAGDGLGHAIGLETHEKPYFTTSDDTIIEPGFVMTVEPGIYIPGWGGVRIEDDIVVQAEGIEMLTQFPRDLIEIA; encoded by the coding sequence ATGACCCGCCTACATAAACTGCAGAAAACATTTTTCGGGCTCGGTATTGACGGCATGCTGATTACCAGTATGCCCAACCTCCGATACCTTACCGGCTTTGCCAGCGATGAACAGGGCGTTGCAAGCCTGCTGCACGCCGGAGATCACGCTTTCCTCATTACCGACTATCGCTTTGGTGAACAGGCACAGGAACAGTGTGCAGGCAAAGAAATGGAAATTATCGTGCGCGACCGCGCGAAAGAATCCCTCGGCCAGACGATTCAGCGGCTAGCACTCGGTTCGGGCCGAGCCAGACGGTTGGGCTTTGAGCGCGACCACATCAGTTACAGCCAGTGGCAGGCCATCGCCGTGGATCTGGCCCTGGACCCCGGCGGGTTTAAGCCACTGAGTGGCATAGTGGAAAAGCTGCGCCGAAAAAAGGAGCCATCGGAGCTCGAGCATATGCGAAAGGCCGCGCGCATTGCCGACGCGTCACTGGAGCAGCTACTCAGCAAACTTCGCCCTGGAATGACCGAACGCGAAGCTGCCGTGGCACTCGAGCACGCATTGATGACCTCGGGCTCAGAAGGTACCGCCTTCCCTACTATTTTTGCCTCTGGCCCACGCAGCTCACGCCCACATGGCATGCCATCTGATCGACAACTGCGAACCGGCGACATGATTACAATCGATTTCGGCGCTGTGATTGAAGGGTACCGATCCGACATGACACGCACAGTGGTACTCGGCAGAGCCAGTGAACAACAGCGGGAAGTGTACGGATTGGTAAAAGACGCTCAAAAGCTGGGCGTGGATAGTGTGATGGCCGGAATACCCTGCTCTGAACCGGCAACCATCGTGGCTGATTATCTCAGCAAAACCCCTTATGCGCGCTTTGCGGGCGACGGGCTCGGGCACGCCATTGGCCTGGAAACACATGAGAAGCCATATTTCACCACGAGTGACGACACCATCATTGAGCCCGGCTTCGTCATGACGGTAGAACCGGGAATTTACATTCCCGGCTGGGGCGGCGTGCGCATTGAAGATGACATTGTGGTTCAGGCCGAGGGAATCGAGATGCTAACCCAATTCCCCCGGGACCTTATTGAAATCGCTTGA
- a CDS encoding FAD-binding oxidoreductase, producing the protein MPLDSNSTDPRELVIIGAGIIGVALAEQLQHRGHQVTLVDRDSPGRGCSYGNAGHFATDVVLPLANMKTILSVPKLLLDPLGPLSIRWGYFPKVLPWLLRFAAAAAPANVEKSCQHLRALNGRSIESYDRLLGRTGLTDLMTKRGALTVYERPDSVDRNQATVDLLREYGVEIESLSGDEVRALEPALGKGVVGGLFFPRTAHTANPYRLVTALADRFQNSGGEILQGEVVGLQQTADAMDVRLSSGRSIRSRRLVIATGAWSKVFAEQLGYKVPLDTERGYHLMLPQPGTNISRPLVSFERSFVMTPMEEGLRLAGTVELGGLDAEPNFARADILFDHAQSLLPDISNTGAHRWMGLRPSLPDSLPVLGIAPHHPRVAFAFGHQHLGLTQAAITAELLADELEGKAPEIDLSPFSIKRFQ; encoded by the coding sequence ATGCCACTAGACAGCAATTCAACCGATCCCCGCGAACTGGTTATTATCGGGGCGGGCATTATCGGCGTAGCCCTGGCAGAGCAGCTGCAGCACCGGGGGCATCAGGTCACACTGGTTGACCGGGATTCTCCGGGGCGCGGCTGTTCCTACGGAAATGCAGGGCATTTCGCCACGGATGTGGTCTTGCCGTTGGCGAATATGAAAACGATCCTGTCGGTACCCAAGCTGTTGCTGGATCCGCTTGGGCCGCTCTCTATTCGCTGGGGTTATTTCCCCAAAGTCTTGCCGTGGCTGCTGCGGTTTGCCGCTGCCGCGGCGCCCGCCAATGTCGAAAAGTCCTGCCAGCATTTGCGGGCCCTGAACGGTCGCTCTATTGAAAGTTACGACCGGTTGCTGGGACGCACCGGGCTGACGGACCTGATGACCAAACGCGGAGCACTCACTGTCTACGAACGCCCGGACTCCGTTGACAGGAATCAGGCGACGGTCGATTTGCTCAGGGAGTATGGCGTTGAAATCGAGTCGCTGTCAGGCGATGAAGTTCGGGCACTGGAGCCTGCTCTTGGCAAGGGCGTTGTCGGTGGCCTGTTTTTTCCGCGTACTGCACACACTGCGAATCCGTACCGTTTGGTCACCGCGCTCGCCGATAGATTTCAAAACAGCGGTGGGGAAATTCTACAGGGAGAGGTCGTTGGCCTGCAGCAAACGGCAGACGCCATGGATGTGCGTCTTTCCAGCGGGCGCAGTATCCGTTCCCGACGGCTGGTGATTGCCACCGGTGCCTGGTCGAAAGTGTTCGCGGAACAACTGGGATACAAGGTGCCACTGGATACCGAGCGAGGCTATCACCTGATGCTGCCGCAGCCCGGGACCAATATCTCGCGCCCGCTGGTGTCCTTCGAGCGGTCTTTCGTTATGACGCCGATGGAGGAAGGGCTACGCCTGGCGGGTACCGTCGAGCTGGGCGGCCTGGACGCAGAGCCCAATTTTGCGCGCGCGGATATTCTGTTTGACCATGCGCAATCGCTACTGCCAGACATCAGTAACACCGGGGCGCACCGATGGATGGGGCTCAGGCCTTCATTGCCAGATTCGCTGCCGGTACTGGGCATTGCACCGCATCATCCTCGCGTCGCCTTTGCCTTCGGTCATCAACACCTGGGTCTTACACAAGCGGCCATAACGGCAGAGTTACTTGCCGACGAGCTGGAGGGAAAGGCCCCGGAAATTGACCTTTCCCCATTCAGTATCAAGCGATTTCAATAA
- the pepQ gene encoding Xaa-Pro dipeptidase yields MSLANLYQLHIEEIVRRHSRAMAFHGFSRLVIYSGTPKLPFLDDNHYTFKVNPHFKHWVPLLEHPHCAIDFRPGEKPRLIYFQPEDYWHKPPADPEGYWVDAFDIELATSFDDVISALAGDTEGCALIGEDGTCFPQLPKSQLNPSGLIDELHYHRAYKTPYEAECLRRANRLSAAGHLAAKDAFMSGATELGIHHAYLAGAGVLEAELPYGNIVAVNSHSSVLHYHGADREKMLPADIHSLVIDAGADYLGYASDITRSYAFRSGDYAKLLEALDTAQQTLVSEVAIGQNFADLHWRAHYLIACILRDFDFVMMSPKDMVVEGITNVFFPCGLGHFIGLQVHDVGGYLMAPRERPRLRDPRAPYLRNARNIEAGQALTIEPGIYFMDMLLGELSRSKHSYRVNWEKVDAFKKYGGVRVEDCILVHEDRVENQSRDAFAALAREAGVNALKVTAIEPAG; encoded by the coding sequence ATGTCACTGGCTAACCTGTATCAACTGCATATTGAGGAAATTGTCCGGCGCCATAGCCGCGCGATGGCGTTTCACGGCTTTAGCCGTCTGGTCATCTATTCGGGCACACCCAAGTTGCCGTTTCTCGACGATAACCACTACACCTTCAAGGTGAACCCCCATTTCAAACACTGGGTTCCGCTGCTCGAACATCCGCACTGCGCAATTGATTTCCGCCCTGGGGAAAAACCCAGGTTGATCTATTTTCAGCCGGAAGATTATTGGCACAAGCCACCCGCGGATCCGGAAGGTTACTGGGTAGACGCATTTGACATTGAGCTCGCCACATCCTTCGACGATGTCATCAGCGCGCTCGCAGGTGATACCGAGGGCTGCGCCCTGATTGGGGAGGATGGCACCTGCTTTCCGCAGTTGCCCAAGTCACAATTGAACCCATCGGGGTTAATCGATGAGCTCCACTACCATCGCGCGTACAAAACACCCTATGAAGCGGAGTGCCTTCGCCGCGCTAATCGGTTGAGCGCCGCAGGACACCTGGCCGCGAAGGATGCCTTCATGAGCGGCGCAACAGAGCTGGGCATTCATCACGCTTACCTCGCTGGCGCCGGGGTGCTGGAAGCGGAATTGCCTTATGGCAATATCGTGGCGGTGAATTCCCATAGTTCCGTATTGCATTACCACGGTGCCGATCGTGAAAAAATGTTGCCCGCAGATATCCATTCGCTGGTGATTGATGCCGGGGCGGATTACCTCGGTTACGCCAGTGATATTACCCGCAGCTATGCTTTTCGATCCGGCGACTATGCGAAACTACTCGAAGCTCTGGATACGGCACAACAGACGCTGGTGTCCGAAGTCGCAATCGGCCAGAACTTTGCCGATTTGCACTGGCGAGCCCATTACCTGATCGCCTGCATCCTGCGGGATTTTGACTTTGTAATGATGTCGCCCAAAGATATGGTGGTAGAAGGTATTACCAATGTGTTTTTCCCCTGTGGCCTCGGGCATTTTATTGGCCTGCAGGTGCACGACGTGGGCGGCTACTTGATGGCTCCCCGTGAGCGCCCGCGCCTACGTGACCCACGTGCGCCATACCTGAGAAATGCGAGAAATATCGAAGCCGGGCAGGCGCTCACCATAGAACCGGGAATCTACTTTATGGATATGCTGCTCGGTGAACTATCCAGAAGTAAGCACAGCTACAGGGTCAACTGGGAAAAAGTCGACGCGTTCAAGAAATATGGTGGGGTACGAGTGGAAGACTGCATATTGGTGCACGAAGACCGGGTTGAAAACCAGTCCCGGGATGCCTTTGCGGCGCTGGCGCGTGAAGCCGGGGTCAATGCTTTGAAAGTAACCGCCATTGAGCCCGCGGGTTGA
- a CDS encoding dihydrodipicolinate synthase family protein, whose amino-acid sequence MQIDWSGVFPAATTQFNADESLNIPATLKHLDVMLEAGINGLVMLGTVGENCSLSQDEKIEVLAATVKHVNGRVPVLTGVSEYTTTQAGNFARAAKEAGVDGLMVLPPMSYKADADEIVAHIRGVAAATDLPVMVYNNPACYGVDVSAAAVAELSQVKNIVAVKEASDDPRRLTDIANLVSDDFVLFCGVDDLALESIALGAHGWISGLVNAFPQENRLMWDLATSGNYDEARKVYRWYTPLLHLDTKPKLVQYIKLAVQECGLGSEQCRNPRLALTGAERESVLEIIHTAIATRPAIQ is encoded by the coding sequence ATGCAAATCGATTGGAGCGGCGTATTCCCCGCAGCAACCACTCAGTTCAACGCCGATGAGAGCCTGAATATTCCGGCCACCCTCAAGCATCTCGATGTGATGCTTGAAGCAGGAATCAATGGCCTGGTGATGCTGGGTACCGTGGGAGAAAACTGCTCTCTCAGCCAGGATGAAAAAATTGAAGTACTGGCGGCCACTGTGAAACACGTAAATGGCCGGGTACCGGTACTCACCGGGGTGTCTGAATACACCACCACCCAGGCCGGCAACTTTGCACGTGCGGCAAAAGAAGCCGGTGTCGATGGCCTGATGGTATTGCCGCCCATGTCCTACAAAGCCGACGCGGATGAGATCGTCGCGCATATTCGGGGTGTTGCCGCTGCAACGGATCTGCCGGTGATGGTGTACAACAATCCCGCCTGCTACGGCGTGGATGTGTCCGCAGCCGCAGTCGCCGAGCTGTCTCAGGTGAAAAACATCGTCGCCGTGAAAGAAGCCTCTGACGATCCCCGGCGCCTGACAGACATCGCCAATCTCGTCAGCGATGATTTTGTTCTTTTCTGTGGTGTTGATGACCTTGCGCTGGAAAGTATTGCTCTGGGTGCCCACGGCTGGATCTCGGGCCTGGTCAACGCCTTCCCGCAGGAAAACCGCCTGATGTGGGACCTGGCCACCAGCGGTAACTACGACGAGGCGCGTAAGGTGTATCGCTGGTACACCCCCCTACTCCACCTGGATACCAAGCCCAAACTGGTGCAATACATCAAACTCGCGGTGCAGGAATGCGGACTTGGCAGCGAGCAGTGCCGCAACCCGCGCCTGGCGCTTACCGGTGCCGAGCGGGAGTCTGTGCTGGAGATTATTCACACCGCGATAGCTACTCGCCCGGCCATCCAGTAA
- a CDS encoding aldehyde dehydrogenase (NADP(+)), with amino-acid sequence MSGEFAMYTAPVLIAGEWRQAAESGRFQPTNPSTKETIARLYPVSNWHDCEAVLAAAAGAAATLRAIPAETRARFLDTFADAIETSADELSLLAHEETGLPLNPRLRDVELPRTTGQLRAAANAARDGSWAQATIDTALNIRSMRGPIGPVVIFGPNNFPLAFNGLAGGDFAAAIAAGNPVIAKAHTSHPGTCHKLASLARQALEQVGLPSATVQMLYAISREDGYKLMGDKRLGAGAFTGSRTAGIALKQVADSVGTPFYAELSSINPVVMLPGALRERGPELAEEFAGSCLMGSGQFCTNPGLVIVPAGDDGERFIARCGELFDGSQPGTLLSAGTQMGLQKAITELREAGAALVTSTTGADDTRTCVPNTLLCVSGTGFLQAPEAFQTEAFGNAALVVVSENTEQTAAILQQLEGNLTGCIYSSTTDVDEEAYNALAPILREKVGRLLNDKMPTGVAVSPAMNHGGPFPASGHPGFTAVGIPASLTRFGKLDCYDNVRSHRLPPLLQDHNPLNAWRSVDGNWTQGPVQ; translated from the coding sequence ATGAGTGGAGAATTCGCCATGTACACGGCCCCAGTACTGATCGCGGGCGAGTGGCGACAAGCGGCCGAATCCGGCCGCTTTCAGCCCACCAACCCTTCCACCAAAGAGACCATTGCGCGCCTCTACCCGGTCTCCAACTGGCACGACTGTGAGGCAGTGCTGGCCGCCGCTGCCGGTGCCGCGGCAACGCTAAGAGCCATACCCGCAGAAACCCGTGCCCGCTTTCTCGACACCTTTGCCGATGCCATTGAAACCTCAGCAGACGAGCTCAGCCTGCTAGCCCATGAGGAAACCGGGTTGCCATTGAACCCGAGGCTGCGTGACGTCGAGCTGCCACGCACAACAGGCCAACTACGAGCCGCTGCTAACGCCGCTCGCGACGGCTCATGGGCCCAGGCCACCATTGATACCGCTTTGAATATTCGCAGCATGCGCGGCCCCATAGGCCCAGTGGTCATTTTTGGTCCCAACAATTTTCCGCTGGCCTTCAACGGCCTCGCCGGTGGCGATTTCGCCGCCGCCATCGCCGCCGGTAATCCGGTGATCGCCAAGGCGCACACCTCCCACCCCGGCACTTGCCACAAATTGGCGAGCCTGGCACGCCAGGCACTGGAACAAGTGGGGTTACCCAGTGCAACCGTGCAGATGCTGTATGCCATCAGCCGCGAAGACGGCTATAAACTGATGGGCGACAAGCGCCTGGGGGCCGGTGCATTTACTGGCTCGCGCACCGCAGGTATTGCCCTCAAACAGGTCGCGGACAGTGTAGGCACACCGTTTTACGCCGAACTATCCAGCATTAACCCGGTGGTGATGCTGCCCGGCGCCCTGCGCGAACGCGGCCCCGAACTTGCGGAAGAATTTGCCGGCAGCTGCCTGATGGGCAGCGGCCAGTTCTGCACCAACCCTGGGCTGGTCATCGTCCCCGCTGGTGATGACGGTGAGCGGTTTATCGCCCGATGTGGAGAGCTATTTGACGGCAGCCAACCCGGTACCCTGCTGAGTGCCGGTACGCAAATGGGTCTGCAGAAGGCCATCACCGAGTTGCGCGAGGCGGGCGCGGCCCTGGTCACTAGCACTACCGGCGCCGACGACACCCGTACCTGCGTCCCCAACACCCTGCTGTGCGTGTCCGGTACCGGATTCCTGCAGGCCCCGGAGGCCTTCCAGACGGAAGCTTTTGGCAATGCGGCACTGGTCGTGGTGAGCGAAAATACCGAACAAACGGCAGCCATTCTTCAGCAGCTGGAAGGCAATCTCACCGGATGTATTTACTCATCCACTACCGATGTAGATGAAGAAGCTTACAATGCACTGGCACCCATACTGCGCGAGAAAGTGGGCCGACTGCTGAACGACAAGATGCCCACTGGCGTCGCGGTTTCCCCGGCAATGAATCACGGCGGCCCCTTCCCGGCGTCCGGTCACCCGGGATTTACTGCAGTAGGGATACCGGCATCGCTGACCCGCTTTGGCAAGCTCGACTGTTACGACAATGTGCGTTCCCATCGGCTGCCGCCACTGTTGCAGGATCACAACCCATTGAACGCCTGGCGATCGGTGGATGGCAACTGGACTCAAGGGCCAGTGCAGTAA
- a CDS encoding proline racemase family protein, producing MDGNQNHTISVVDSHTGGEPTRVVVGGGPDLGRGSMAERLAVFQEKFDYLRTALIREPRGSDVVVGALLCPPQNPDNAAGVIFFNNVGYLGMCGHGTIGLAATLARTGAITPGTHRLETPVGEVSFVLHNNHRVSVENVPSYRYRKGVPVYVEGVGGFSGDIAWGGNWFFLISNHGQHVSVDNTDQLTEFCWRVRQALREQGICGANGEEIDHIELFAPPSDPAVADSRNFVLCPGKAYDRSPCGTGTSAKLACLYSDGTITPGQTWRQESIIGSVFEGSVQPVSGAGAARGEVIPTITGSAYISAESTIIFDPEDPFAHGF from the coding sequence TTGGACGGCAATCAGAACCACACGATATCCGTGGTGGATTCCCACACCGGTGGCGAACCCACCAGAGTAGTCGTCGGCGGCGGCCCCGATCTTGGTCGCGGCAGCATGGCAGAGCGACTGGCCGTGTTTCAGGAAAAATTCGATTACCTGCGCACCGCGCTTATCCGCGAACCTCGGGGCTCCGACGTTGTCGTCGGGGCCCTGCTTTGTCCGCCACAAAACCCGGACAATGCCGCCGGTGTGATCTTTTTCAATAACGTCGGCTATCTGGGCATGTGCGGCCACGGCACCATTGGTCTTGCGGCCACACTGGCGCGAACCGGGGCCATTACTCCCGGAACCCACCGGCTCGAAACGCCGGTCGGCGAGGTCAGCTTTGTACTGCACAACAACCACCGTGTAAGTGTGGAAAATGTGCCCAGCTATCGCTATCGCAAAGGTGTGCCGGTATATGTGGAAGGCGTGGGTGGATTTAGCGGGGATATTGCCTGGGGCGGCAACTGGTTTTTCCTGATTTCAAACCATGGGCAGCATGTCAGTGTGGACAATACCGACCAGCTCACCGAGTTTTGCTGGCGCGTGCGCCAAGCACTCCGCGAGCAGGGCATTTGCGGTGCGAACGGGGAAGAGATCGACCATATCGAGCTGTTTGCTCCACCGTCCGATCCGGCCGTCGCAGACAGTCGAAATTTCGTGCTCTGCCCGGGCAAAGCCTACGACCGTTCGCCCTGCGGCACCGGCACCAGTGCCAAACTCGCCTGCCTGTATAGCGATGGAACCATTACCCCCGGTCAGACATGGCGCCAGGAAAGCATCATCGGCAGCGTTTTCGAGGGTTCGGTCCAACCGGTATCCGGCGCGGGGGCGGCACGCGGCGAAGTCATTCCCACGATTACCGGAAGCGCCTATATCAGTGCTGAGTCCACGATTATTTTCGATCCGGAAGATCCATTTGCGCACGGATTCTGA
- a CDS encoding GntR family transcriptional regulator, with product MTITEFIKSDVKAVLQAEGRLPYKLTLGAMSEHYKVSLTPVRHAVDELVDEGVIHRKDNGRLEAKPEVLKGVKLEPPKEDATEKKLYDIIRQDVIARSLKQDTEYLREHATAEQYGAGRTVVRQIFSRLAGAGLIEHVPRCGWRVHPFSEQDMHDYLDIREMLELKALDLARGHFTDNELENLLKANKPARGSSTSELDFDLHDYWIERCGNRYISEFFKRYSPFYNALFNYAVIDEKVKREMAREHCEIVECLLAKDWKGARKALTHHIRDQREAVSRMIEYLNEKKFT from the coding sequence ATGACCATTACTGAATTTATCAAATCCGATGTAAAAGCCGTCCTTCAAGCCGAGGGACGCTTACCTTACAAGCTGACCCTGGGTGCCATGTCTGAGCACTATAAGGTGAGTTTGACTCCGGTGCGCCACGCGGTGGATGAGCTGGTGGACGAAGGCGTAATTCACCGGAAGGACAACGGTCGCCTGGAGGCGAAGCCAGAGGTGCTGAAGGGGGTAAAGCTTGAGCCCCCGAAAGAAGACGCCACCGAGAAAAAACTGTATGACATTATCCGCCAGGATGTGATCGCGCGCAGTTTAAAGCAAGATACCGAGTACCTGCGCGAGCATGCTACCGCTGAGCAATACGGCGCGGGCCGCACTGTGGTGCGGCAGATATTTTCTCGCCTGGCGGGCGCGGGGTTGATTGAGCATGTACCCCGCTGTGGCTGGCGGGTGCATCCGTTCAGCGAACAGGATATGCACGATTATCTGGATATCCGCGAAATGCTGGAGCTGAAGGCGCTCGACCTGGCCCGCGGGCATTTTACCGATAACGAGCTGGAAAACCTGCTCAAGGCGAACAAGCCGGCGCGGGGAAGTTCCACATCGGAGCTGGACTTCGACCTGCACGATTACTGGATCGAGCGCTGTGGTAATCGCTATATCTCAGAGTTTTTTAAGCGCTATAGTCCTTTCTACAACGCGCTGTTCAATTACGCCGTGATTGATGAAAAGGTAAAGCGCGAAATGGCGCGCGAGCACTGCGAAATTGTCGAGTGTTTGCTGGCGAAGGACTGGAAAGGCGCACGTAAAGCACTTACCCACCATATCCGGGATCAGCGGGAAGCGGTTTCCCGCATGATTGAATACCTGAATGAGAAAAAGTTTACGTAA
- a CDS encoding acyl-CoA thioesterase, with the protein MAAARTVEDRLPHSLHAYFLRPGSSEKPVIYDVDPIRDGGSFTTRRVVARQNGKAIFNMSASFQIEEPGFDHQAEMPTESLIQPEELKNTQQLAEEAGMKGAAQNQRRYMVDFRPLDPMSYFDNAVREPRCMFWFRVDGQLSDSPIEHRSALCYASDMALLGTALQPHPISLFDPHLMPASLDHAMWFHRPFRADEWLLYVTDSPSASGARGYCRGQIFSRDGRLVASTTQEGLIRQINK; encoded by the coding sequence ATGGCCGCCGCCCGCACCGTTGAGGATCGCCTCCCCCACTCTCTGCACGCCTACTTCCTGCGCCCAGGGAGCAGTGAAAAACCCGTCATTTACGATGTCGACCCGATTCGAGACGGTGGCAGCTTCACCACCCGTCGGGTGGTCGCCCGCCAGAACGGCAAAGCCATCTTCAATATGTCCGCCTCCTTCCAGATCGAGGAGCCGGGTTTCGACCATCAAGCGGAGATGCCCACTGAGAGCTTGATTCAGCCCGAAGAACTGAAAAACACCCAGCAGCTCGCCGAAGAGGCCGGCATGAAAGGCGCCGCCCAGAACCAGCGCCGCTATATGGTGGATTTTCGTCCGCTGGACCCCATGAGCTACTTCGACAACGCCGTACGCGAACCCCGCTGCATGTTTTGGTTCAGGGTCGACGGGCAGCTGTCCGACAGCCCCATCGAACACCGAAGCGCTCTCTGCTACGCATCCGACATGGCGTTGCTGGGTACCGCCCTGCAGCCACACCCCATCAGCCTGTTCGACCCACACCTGATGCCTGCCAGCCTGGATCACGCCATGTGGTTCCACCGGCCCTTCCGGGCGGATGAGTGGCTGCTCTACGTCACCGACAGCCCCTCTGCCAGTGGCGCCCGCGGCTACTGCCGGGGGCAGATCTTCTCAAGGGATGGACGACTGGTTGCCTCCACCACCCAGGAAGGTCTGATCCGCCAGATCAATAAGTAA
- a CDS encoding proline racemase family protein, with amino-acid sequence MNSTVEVRPWEILNSEIPAKLIANWRSVDTIDMHTGGEPLRVILRGFPTLEGDSVLAKRRFAQQHHDELRCALMWEPRGHRDMYGAIVVPPNDPGADFGALFIHNEGFSTMCGHAVIALAKLAVELGWVKPGIPGSEAPVTIDAPCGRIHAFAQTDVGGRVISTRFHCVPSFVFARNQSIDVPDFGTIRYDIAYGGAFYAYVDAAQLPFSLDAEHAEQLIRAGRAIKQCIQASGQDIRHPTEPDLGFLYGTIFLDMAPFQARPLDTNQMPNSIHSRNVCVFADGELDRSPTGSGVSGRMALHLEQGLIGPQQTLIAESITGSCFTGGAVQSLQYAGIPAVIPEISGTAHITGQHRFYIDPTDPLQQGFLLGHSQ; translated from the coding sequence ATGAATTCAACAGTCGAGGTTCGTCCGTGGGAAATTCTGAATTCTGAAATCCCAGCAAAACTGATCGCCAACTGGCGAAGTGTCGATACCATCGACATGCACACCGGGGGCGAACCGCTTCGGGTTATTTTACGAGGCTTCCCCACGCTCGAAGGCGATAGCGTGCTGGCCAAACGGCGCTTTGCGCAGCAACATCACGACGAATTGCGATGCGCATTGATGTGGGAGCCGCGCGGCCATCGGGATATGTATGGGGCCATCGTTGTTCCCCCGAATGACCCGGGTGCGGATTTTGGAGCCCTGTTCATTCATAACGAAGGTTTCAGCACCATGTGCGGCCACGCGGTAATTGCCCTGGCAAAACTTGCGGTTGAATTGGGCTGGGTTAAACCGGGTATTCCCGGTTCTGAAGCGCCGGTAACGATTGATGCACCTTGCGGGCGAATTCATGCATTCGCGCAAACCGACGTTGGCGGCCGCGTTATTTCGACCCGCTTTCACTGTGTGCCCTCCTTTGTTTTCGCTCGCAATCAAAGTATCGACGTTCCGGACTTCGGAACCATTCGGTACGACATTGCTTACGGCGGAGCTTTTTACGCGTATGTCGATGCAGCGCAACTACCTTTCTCACTCGACGCGGAACACGCTGAGCAATTGATTCGTGCGGGTCGTGCAATCAAGCAATGCATCCAGGCCAGCGGGCAAGACATCCGGCACCCCACGGAACCCGATCTGGGATTTTTGTACGGCACCATATTTTTGGATATGGCGCCTTTCCAGGCGCGGCCTTTGGACACCAATCAAATGCCCAATTCGATTCACAGTCGCAATGTCTGTGTCTTCGCCGATGGCGAACTGGATCGGTCACCAACGGGTTCCGGGGTATCCGGGCGTATGGCACTGCACCTGGAGCAAGGACTGATTGGCCCTCAGCAGACACTGATTGCCGAGAGTATTACCGGCAGCTGCTTCACGGGAGGCGCCGTCCAATCCCTGCAATACGCGGGAATTCCTGCGGTAATACCAGAGATTTCCGGCACTGCTCACATTACCGGCCAGCACCGGTTTTACATCGACCCAACAGATCCGCTGCAGCAGGGTTTTCTGCTGGGGCACTCACAATAA